The following are encoded together in the Pleurocapsa sp. FMAR1 genome:
- a CDS encoding HlyD family secretion protein translates to MTDSSTENKPRNKEDRQIDNAEPIDFLEPTEAAKKQAAVAKANIALAAKDARARNTQAYGGIDSALASLANSETAVAVAKANIPEAEAQLASVEASIQKTKADYARYQFLYNRGVVSAQQLDSARTAYEQDLASRKVAVEKITQAQKQYQESRDRVATARGQLETRRGDLQAVDSTEEQIEVNRRQYQAALAKVDQAQALVENAQLQLDHTNIYADVNGQVGNKSVRIGQAVKPGQALMSVEVTVTPTVGTKRLGDGEMRGNK, encoded by the coding sequence ATGACTGATTCCTCAACTGAAAATAAGCCAAGAAACAAAGAAGATCGGCAAATAGACAATGCCGAACCAATAGATTTTCTCGAACCGACCGAAGCAGCCAAAAAACAAGCCGCAGTAGCCAAGGCTAATATTGCCTTAGCTGCCAAAGATGCTCGCGCCCGAAATACTCAGGCATATGGAGGAATAGATTCGGCTCTTGCCAGTCTTGCCAATTCCGAAACAGCAGTTGCAGTCGCCAAAGCCAATATTCCCGAAGCCGAAGCTCAACTGGCAAGCGTTGAAGCTAGCATTCAAAAGACTAAAGCAGATTACGCTCGCTATCAGTTTCTTTACAACAGGGGAGTTGTCAGCGCGCAACAGTTGGATTCGGCTCGAACTGCCTACGAACAGGACTTAGCCAGTCGAAAAGTAGCAGTTGAGAAAATCACACAAGCACAAAAACAATACCAAGAATCCCGCGATCGCGTTGCAACTGCCAGAGGTCAGCTAGAAACTAGACGAGGCGATTTGCAAGCAGTCGATTCGACTGAAGAACAGATTGAAGTAAATCGCCGTCAGTACCAGGCTGCTTTAGCTAAAGTAGACCAGGCTCAAGCACTAGTAGAAAATGCCCAACTTCAGCTAGATCATACCAATATTTACGCTGATGTAAATGGGCAGGTTGGTAATAAAAGCGTGCGAATTGGGCAAGCAGTAAAGCCAGGACAAGCCTTAATGTCCGTTGAGGTAACGGTAACGCCTACGGTCGGGACAAAGAGACTAGGCGATGGAGAGATGAGAGGTAATAAGTAG
- a CDS encoding GUN4 domain-containing protein, protein MSQTDTQPSANTEVEQLKERINSLEEKLLRVSNIYRYETLQNLLKEGKWLEADKETVQLILSIAGQTEIENLRPDEIKLIDCSELQVIDRLWLTYSDNRFGFSVQVQIYQDSGGSEQTTIEQNSQLLEKWGDRLGWRKDGNWIKCSDLNYSQDAKKGGLPGLWWNSPYGSKMTNYFLARLINCQI, encoded by the coding sequence ATGTCCCAAACAGATACTCAACCTTCTGCAAACACTGAAGTTGAACAACTCAAGGAAAGAATAAATAGTCTAGAAGAAAAACTGCTGCGGGTTAGCAATATTTATCGTTATGAAACTCTCCAAAATCTTTTAAAAGAAGGCAAATGGTTAGAGGCAGACAAAGAGACAGTGCAGCTAATTCTATCAATTGCTGGTCAAACAGAAATAGAAAATTTACGTCCTGATGAAATAAAACTCATAGACTGTAGCGAATTGCAGGTAATAGATCGTTTGTGGCTTACCTATAGCGATAATCGTTTTGGTTTTAGTGTTCAGGTACAAATATATCAAGACTCAGGCGGTAGCGAGCAAACTACTATCGAACAAAATAGTCAGTTGCTAGAGAAATGGGGCGATCGCTTGGGATGGCGCAAGGACGGAAATTGGATTAAATGTAGCGATCTCAACTATTCTCAGGATGCAAAAAAAGGAGGACTTCCTGGTCTTTGGTGGAATTCTCCCTATGGATCTAAAATGACTAATTACTTTCTAGCACGATTGATAAATTGTCAAATTTGA